Proteins from one Syntrophus gentianae genomic window:
- the cysS gene encoding cysteine--tRNA ligase, with the protein MKKLYGNIIESIGNTPLVEIRRLNPNPNVKIYAKLESFNPGGSIKDRTALYMINEAEKRGELTADKIILEATSGNTGIGLALIAAAKGYRLCLAMAESASEERKKILKALGAELYFTPAGMGTDGAIEVVYSMMRENPARYFVPDQFNNPDNILAHYFGTAEEIWQQTEGKVTMAIATLGTTGTAMGLSRRLKEYNPEIRIVGVEPYLQHRIQGLKNLKESYVPGIYDKRSLDEKVHILDEDAYEMARRLAREEGILVGMSSGAAMHVAAQKAKEMSEGVIVVIFPDSGERYLSTELFMDKEESTIRFYNVLSRNKTFFRPINPELVLMHSCGPTIHEVPHIGSYRRFVVSDLIRRYLEFRGYPVKHVLNIIDLADRSIRGAEREDMDLGIYTARCAEAFLRDIEKLNIKKDESYPRASENFDCMVKLVDKLVDRGFAYEKLRSVYFDISKLNDYGCLSNIDLTRVQHGRTIDLDYYEKDSPVDFTLLKRSTLSELKRGVCFKTRWGSVRPSWHLECAAIAQHYLADTFDIHASGSDIVFPHCENVMAIGKAATGKKIANYWINTDLVMVGGKKMSRSLDNALTLEDLEEKGYTGQEVRFFLFSSHYRKPLNFSFGALDTAKYTVLKLNGFIQRLIRFKAGGGHPDLEQLMYDLRQGFTTAMDDDLNISGALAALFAFVKKVSIPLAQGQLTLEQRDSVLEAMKKVDAVFGVLKFEEEQLTQEARRLMNQREDLRAAGQWAQADEIRQKLLEMGILVADTPEGVAWRLK; encoded by the coding sequence ATGAAGAAACTTTACGGCAATATTATTGAGTCGATAGGCAATACGCCCCTTGTTGAGATTCGCCGGTTGAATCCGAATCCGAATGTAAAGATCTATGCCAAGTTGGAAAGCTTTAATCCGGGTGGATCCATTAAGGACCGGACAGCCCTTTATATGATCAACGAGGCCGAAAAGCGGGGGGAATTGACCGCGGATAAAATCATCCTGGAAGCAACCAGTGGCAACACCGGTATCGGCTTGGCGTTGATTGCGGCGGCCAAGGGGTATCGGCTGTGTCTGGCGATGGCGGAATCGGCCAGCGAAGAGAGGAAAAAGATCCTCAAGGCCCTGGGGGCGGAATTATATTTTACCCCGGCCGGCATGGGAACGGACGGGGCCATCGAGGTCGTCTACAGCATGATGCGGGAAAATCCGGCTCGTTATTTTGTTCCGGACCAGTTCAACAATCCCGACAATATCCTGGCCCATTATTTCGGGACGGCCGAGGAAATCTGGCAGCAGACCGAAGGGAAAGTCACCATGGCCATCGCCACCCTGGGGACGACGGGAACGGCGATGGGGCTTTCCCGGCGGCTGAAGGAGTATAATCCGGAGATCAGGATAGTCGGGGTGGAACCCTATCTTCAGCACCGGATTCAGGGTCTGAAGAATTTGAAGGAATCCTATGTACCCGGAATCTATGATAAACGCAGTCTTGACGAAAAGGTTCACATCCTGGATGAGGATGCTTATGAGATGGCCAGAAGGCTGGCCAGAGAAGAGGGAATCCTGGTGGGGATGAGCTCGGGGGCGGCCATGCATGTGGCGGCGCAGAAGGCAAAAGAGATGAGCGAGGGCGTGATCGTGGTGATCTTCCCGGACAGCGGCGAGCGTTACCTCAGCACCGAGCTGTTCATGGATAAGGAAGAATCCACCATCCGCTTTTACAATGTCCTGTCGCGGAATAAAACCTTCTTCCGGCCCATCAATCCGGAGCTGGTCCTCATGCACTCCTGCGGACCCACGATCCATGAGGTCCCCCATATCGGCAGTTATCGCCGGTTTGTGGTTTCCGATCTGATCCGCCGGTATCTCGAATTTCGGGGTTATCCGGTCAAGCACGTCCTGAACATCATCGATCTGGCGGACCGCTCCATCCGGGGCGCCGAGCGGGAAGATATGGATCTGGGCATTTATACGGCCCGCTGTGCAGAGGCGTTTCTCCGGGATATCGAGAAGCTGAACATCAAAAAGGACGAGAGTTATCCCCGGGCCAGCGAGAACTTCGACTGCATGGTGAAGCTGGTGGACAAACTGGTCGATAGGGGATTTGCCTATGAAAAATTGCGATCCGTTTATTTCGACATTTCAAAACTGAATGATTACGGGTGCCTTTCCAATATCGATCTTACCCGGGTTCAGCATGGCCGGACGATCGACCTGGATTACTACGAAAAAGACAGCCCCGTGGATTTTACCCTGTTGAAGCGATCCACGCTCAGTGAGTTGAAACGGGGGGTGTGCTTCAAGACCCGCTGGGGCAGCGTCCGGCCGAGCTGGCATCTGGAATGCGCTGCCATTGCCCAGCATTATCTCGCTGATACCTTCGACATCCATGCGAGCGGTTCCGATATTGTCTTTCCCCATTGCGAGAATGTCATGGCCATCGGCAAGGCCGCGACGGGTAAAAAGATTGCGAATTACTGGATCAACACGGACCTGGTCATGGTCGGCGGGAAAAAGATGTCCCGCTCCCTCGACAATGCCCTGACCCTTGAGGATCTGGAAGAAAAGGGCTATACTGGTCAAGAAGTCCGCTTTTTCCTGTTCAGTTCACATTATCGAAAACCGCTGAACTTTTCTTTTGGTGCTCTGGATACGGCAAAATATACAGTCCTTAAACTCAATGGCTTCATCCAGCGTCTGATCCGATTCAAGGCCGGAGGCGGGCATCCTGATCTGGAACAGCTGATGTATGATCTCCGGCAGGGATTTACCACGGCCATGGATGATGATCTCAACATCTCCGGAGCCCTGGCCGCCCTGTTCGCCTTCGTCAAGAAAGTCAGCATTCCTCTTGCCCAGGGTCAATTGACCCTGGAGCAGCGGGATTCGGTCCTGGAGGCTATGAAGAAGGTCGATGCGGTGTTCGGCGTGCTGAAGTTTGAGGAAGAGCAGCTGACTCAAGAGGCAAGGCGCTTGATGAATCAACGGGAGGATCTGCGAGCGGCGGGACAGTGGGCGCAGGCGGATGAAATTCGTCAGAAGCTTCTGGAAATGGGGATTTTGGTGGCCGATACTCCGGAGGGTGTGGCCTGGCGCTTAAAATGA
- the rpmG gene encoding 50S ribosomal protein L33 — protein sequence MRNIIILACTECKQKNYTTTKNKRTMQGRFEIKKFCRFCRSHKLHRETK from the coding sequence ATGCGTAATATTATTATTTTGGCATGTACGGAGTGTAAGCAGAAAAATTACACGACAACGAAGAATAAGCGGACGATGCAAGGCCGATTTGAAATCAAGAAATTCTGCCGGTTCTGCCGGTCCCACAAGCTCCACAGGGAGACAAAATAG
- the rplJ gene encoding 50S ribosomal protein L10: MDRRTKEQVAVELHQKVKSFKLAVLANFSGIDVAKMTALRNDLRKSNAELKVVKNTLLNIASRETSLEALQDYFKGPLALILSYGDPVEPSKILSDFAKKNAELELKIGMLGDKVITVQQLGALADLPSREILLAKLLSVMVGVQTQLVNVLSAVPRGFVQVLDGYRAKKEEGN; the protein is encoded by the coding sequence TTGGATCGGAGGACGAAAGAGCAGGTTGCCGTTGAGCTCCACCAAAAGGTTAAGTCATTCAAACTGGCCGTTCTGGCAAACTTCAGTGGAATTGATGTTGCCAAAATGACGGCATTGCGAAATGACTTGCGGAAGTCTAACGCTGAGTTGAAAGTTGTGAAAAACACCCTTTTGAACATTGCCTCTCGGGAGACATCCCTTGAAGCATTGCAGGATTATTTCAAAGGGCCGTTGGCTTTGATTCTCAGTTATGGCGATCCCGTAGAGCCGAGTAAGATTTTGTCTGACTTCGCAAAGAAGAACGCGGAATTGGAGCTTAAAATCGGCATGTTGGGCGATAAGGTCATTACAGTTCAGCAACTGGGCGCATTGGCGGATCTTCCCAGCAGGGAGATTCTGCTCGCCAAGCTGCTTTCCGTGATGGTAGGCGTTCAGACGCAGCTGGTCAATGTACTCAGCGCAGTGCCGCGGGGTTTTGTCCAGGTGCTGGATGGATATCGAGCCAAAAAAGAAGAGGGCAATTAA
- the amrA gene encoding AmmeMemoRadiSam system protein A, translating to MNLTAEDRKALLEIVRSTIEAKLQKEGVSPKEQEKNQISSVLQEKRGVFVTLKKRGQLRGCIGYIQAFKPLNQAVREMALAAAFHDPRFLPLKGDELGDLSIEISVLSPLKKIESPEEIEIGKHGLYIMLGNCSGLLLPQVATEYDWDALTFLEETCYKAGLPYDAWKNEHAAIFIFSAEIIEEPQENSV from the coding sequence ATGAATTTGACGGCAGAAGACAGGAAGGCCTTGCTGGAGATCGTCCGGTCAACGATCGAGGCGAAGCTGCAGAAAGAGGGCGTATCTCCCAAAGAGCAGGAGAAAAATCAAATTTCCTCCGTACTTCAGGAGAAAAGAGGGGTATTCGTAACTCTTAAGAAACGGGGACAATTGCGTGGCTGTATCGGCTATATCCAGGCCTTTAAACCTCTCAATCAGGCCGTGAGGGAAATGGCCTTGGCCGCCGCTTTTCATGATCCGAGATTTCTTCCCTTGAAAGGGGATGAACTGGGGGATCTCTCGATTGAGATATCTGTGCTGTCCCCTTTGAAAAAAATAGAAAGTCCCGAGGAAATAGAAATCGGGAAGCATGGGTTATACATCATGCTGGGAAATTGTTCGGGCTTATTACTGCCTCAAGTGGCGACGGAATACGATTGGGATGCCTTGACTTTTCTGGAGGAGACCTGCTATAAGGCCGGACTTCCCTATGATGCCTGGAAAAACGAACATGCGGCTATTTTTATTTTTTCTGCTGAAATCATTGAAGAACCGCAGGAGAATTCCGTATAG
- the nusG gene encoding transcription termination/antitermination protein NusG, which produces MAFKWYVVHTYSGFESKVKQSLQERIETAGMQSRFADILIPEEDVVELVSGMKKTSKRKFFPGYILVKMDLDDDTWHLVKDTPKVTGFIGSREKPSPIPDRDVELLKTRIDEGTLKPKPKFKFEVGDHVTIVDGPFTNFDGVIDEVKAEKGKLRVIVSIFGRPTPVELDFIQVVQS; this is translated from the coding sequence ATGGCTTTCAAGTGGTATGTCGTGCATACGTATTCAGGGTTCGAAAGCAAGGTGAAACAGTCTCTGCAGGAGCGGATAGAGACTGCCGGCATGCAGTCTCGCTTTGCAGACATTCTGATTCCGGAAGAAGATGTCGTGGAACTCGTCTCAGGTATGAAAAAAACGTCAAAGCGCAAGTTCTTCCCGGGATACATCCTTGTGAAGATGGATCTGGACGATGATACGTGGCATCTTGTGAAGGATACCCCGAAGGTGACGGGATTTATCGGAAGCAGGGAAAAGCCCTCGCCTATCCCCGACCGGGATGTGGAGCTTCTTAAGACAAGAATCGATGAAGGTACCCTGAAGCCCAAACCGAAGTTTAAATTTGAAGTCGGAGACCATGTGACCATTGTAGATGGTCCTTTTACGAATTTTGATGGGGTGATAGACGAGGTCAAGGCAGAGAAAGGCAAGTTGCGGGTCATTGTCAGCATCTTCGGTCGACCGACCCCGGTGGAATTGGATTTTATTCAGGTTGTTCAGAGCTGA
- the rplL gene encoding 50S ribosomal protein L7/L12: MAEITKEDVVKFIEGMTVLELSELVKELEERFGVSAAAPVAVAAVGGPAEAAAPVEEKTEFDAILTGFGDQKIQVIKVVRAITGLGLKEAKDLVEGAPKPIKEAVSKDEAADIKKKIEEVGGTVEVK; the protein is encoded by the coding sequence ATGGCGGAAATTACAAAAGAAGATGTCGTGAAATTCATTGAAGGGATGACGGTTCTGGAACTCTCCGAACTGGTGAAGGAACTGGAAGAAAGATTCGGTGTATCCGCTGCAGCTCCTGTCGCTGTTGCCGCGGTTGGAGGTCCGGCGGAGGCGGCGGCGCCCGTCGAGGAAAAGACGGAATTCGATGCGATTCTGACCGGTTTTGGTGATCAGAAGATTCAGGTCATCAAGGTTGTCCGGGCCATAACGGGTCTTGGTCTCAAAGAGGCGAAAGACCTGGTGGAAGGTGCGCCGAAACCCATCAAAGAAGCTGTATCCAAGGATGAAGCCGCTGATATCAAGAAGAAAATTGAAGAAGTCGGCGGGACCGTAGAGGTTAAATAA
- a CDS encoding DUF1178 family protein gives MIIYDLKCEKGHKFEGWFKDRKAFEEQKEQKMIACPICGSFEAQQLPSSPKIVSRNSGSDGKKDPRETSQMSLLQKFQDYVNKHFEDVGERFAEVALNIFHGKEDPRNIKGTTTKQEEDLLKDEGVKFLKIPLPKLDS, from the coding sequence TTGATTATTTATGATCTGAAATGTGAAAAAGGGCATAAATTTGAAGGATGGTTCAAGGACAGAAAGGCCTTCGAAGAACAGAAGGAACAAAAGATGATTGCCTGTCCGATTTGTGGAAGTTTTGAAGCCCAGCAACTGCCTTCTTCGCCGAAGATCGTGAGTCGAAATTCAGGGAGCGATGGTAAAAAAGATCCCCGCGAGACAAGCCAGATGAGCCTACTGCAGAAATTTCAGGACTATGTCAATAAACATTTCGAGGATGTCGGCGAACGGTTTGCGGAAGTGGCGTTGAACATCTTTCACGGCAAGGAGGATCCCAGAAATATCAAAGGGACCACGACGAAGCAGGAGGAAGACCTGTTGAAAGACGAAGGGGTGAAGTTTCTTAAAATTCCCCTCCCGAAGTTGGACAGCTAA
- the rlmB gene encoding 23S rRNA (guanosine(2251)-2'-O)-methyltransferase RlmB, producing the protein MEVIYGVNPLKEALISGGGGLTRIVIARGRSESAIREISTMAAKQGIPVEVRERAFLDELAETSSHQGVLGMCKPYRYQDLDAVIANRHPSCLHDLVLILDGITDPHNLGALLRTAHCFGVNGVLLPEHRSASVTATVIKTSAGAARYLPVARVANLARALDELKKRGFWIFGADAHATQSVSVPDYQGAVGLIMGAEGKGMRPLIRKQCDFLISIPMLGKIDSLNVSVSAGIVMHEIRRKTIWHNS; encoded by the coding sequence ATGGAAGTGATTTATGGCGTCAACCCTCTCAAGGAGGCGCTGATCAGCGGTGGCGGAGGTTTGACGCGGATCGTCATTGCCCGGGGGCGAAGCGAGTCGGCGATCCGCGAGATTTCAACCATGGCGGCGAAACAGGGGATTCCGGTGGAGGTCCGGGAACGGGCTTTCCTGGATGAACTGGCCGAAACGTCGTCCCACCAGGGCGTTCTTGGCATGTGCAAACCTTATCGATACCAGGATCTGGATGCCGTGATCGCCAATCGCCATCCTTCCTGCCTTCATGATCTGGTGCTTATCCTGGACGGGATCACCGATCCTCATAACCTGGGGGCCCTTCTTCGAACGGCGCACTGTTTCGGCGTCAACGGCGTTCTTCTTCCCGAACACCGGTCGGCTTCCGTTACCGCTACGGTTATCAAGACCTCCGCAGGGGCTGCCCGTTATCTTCCTGTTGCTCGTGTTGCCAATCTTGCCCGGGCCCTTGATGAACTCAAAAAACGCGGCTTCTGGATATTCGGGGCTGACGCGCATGCAACGCAGTCCGTATCCGTCCCGGATTATCAGGGGGCCGTCGGTCTGATCATGGGGGCGGAAGGAAAGGGCATGCGGCCATTGATCCGCAAACAATGTGATTTTCTGATCTCCATTCCGATGCTGGGGAAAATCGATTCGCTCAATGTGTCCGTTTCGGCAGGGATCGTGATGCATGAGATCCGTCGGAAAACCATCTGGCACAATTCGTGA
- the amrB gene encoding AmmeMemoRadiSam system protein B produces MDYIKKSLIAGSWYPGNPRVLERDILHYFTQVPDAPIQGVILGLVAPHAGYMYSGQVAAHAYKQIQGKTFDVVFVIGPSHRAYFRGVSLFNQGGYETPLGVVRVHSAIADRLLEEDPRISFLPDVHTQEHSVEIQLPFLQVALGEFLFVPLMMGDQDEDTCSLLADAIVSCAGEKKILVVGSSDLSHFHNYEQALKMDRRIVEHLGKMDEVGLMRDLEKGVGEACGGGPAAVTLMVAKQLGADKADVLKYANSGDVTGDRSGVVGYAAAVFYKGERR; encoded by the coding sequence ATGGACTATATTAAAAAGTCCCTGATTGCGGGTTCATGGTATCCAGGAAATCCTCGAGTCCTGGAACGGGATATTCTTCATTATTTTACCCAGGTGCCCGATGCACCGATTCAAGGGGTAATTCTCGGCCTTGTCGCACCCCATGCTGGCTATATGTATTCCGGCCAGGTTGCGGCGCACGCCTATAAGCAGATCCAGGGTAAAACTTTCGATGTCGTCTTCGTGATCGGACCCAGCCACCGCGCCTATTTCCGCGGTGTTTCCCTTTTCAATCAAGGGGGGTATGAAACGCCTCTGGGCGTTGTCCGCGTCCATTCGGCTATTGCCGACAGACTCCTGGAAGAGGATCCTCGCATTTCCTTCCTGCCTGATGTCCACACCCAGGAACATTCCGTTGAAATTCAATTGCCCTTTCTGCAGGTTGCTCTCGGAGAATTCCTCTTTGTTCCTTTAATGATGGGCGATCAGGATGAGGACACGTGCAGCCTTCTGGCTGATGCAATCGTTTCCTGTGCGGGAGAAAAAAAAATACTGGTTGTGGGCAGCTCGGATTTGTCTCATTTTCATAACTATGAGCAGGCCCTTAAAATGGATCGGCGTATTGTCGAACATCTCGGAAAAATGGACGAGGTCGGCTTAATGAGAGATCTGGAAAAGGGGGTCGGTGAGGCTTGCGGAGGAGGGCCGGCGGCTGTGACTCTGATGGTGGCGAAGCAATTGGGGGCGGATAAGGCGGATGTCTTGAAGTATGCGAATTCAGGAGATGTGACCGGAGACAGAAGCGGTGTTGTCGGATATGCGGCCGCTGTTTTCTACAAGGGGGAACGACGATGA
- the rplK gene encoding 50S ribosomal protein L11 gives MAKKVIANIKLQLKAGKATPSPPVGPALGQHGVNIMEFCKAYNAMTQNQEGTVIPVLITVYADRSFTFVTKTPPASVLLKQAAKIAKGASDPKRDKVGTVSAQQVREIADLKYKDLNAVDMEGAIRIVEGTARSMGIEISG, from the coding sequence ATGGCCAAGAAAGTCATCGCTAATATCAAACTTCAGCTGAAAGCGGGAAAAGCGACACCATCGCCGCCCGTGGGTCCGGCTTTGGGCCAGCATGGCGTTAATATCATGGAATTCTGCAAGGCATATAACGCTATGACGCAAAATCAGGAAGGGACGGTTATTCCGGTTTTGATCACGGTCTATGCGGATAGATCCTTTACCTTTGTCACCAAAACGCCGCCGGCCTCCGTATTGCTCAAACAGGCGGCAAAAATTGCCAAGGGAGCGAGCGATCCGAAGCGGGATAAGGTAGGAACGGTATCGGCGCAGCAGGTGAGAGAAATTGCAGATTTGAAATATAAAGATTTGAATGCCGTGGACATGGAAGGAGCGATCCGGATTGTTGAAGGTACGGCAAGATCGATGGGGATTGAGATATCCGGTTAG
- the rplA gene encoding 50S ribosomal protein L1, with the protein MPRRGKTYLAARGKVEPGHRYTLSEALELVTGNARAKFDETVEAAFRLGVNPAHADQMVRGSVVLPNGLGKTVRLLVFAKGEKEKEALDAGADYVGADEYIEKIKGGWLEFDRVVATPDMMGNVGKLGKILGPRGLMPNPKVGTVTFDVATAVKEVKAGKVEFRVEKAGIVHSPVGKVSFGPEKLMENIQALMEMIIKLKPATSKGTYVKGIAVSSTMGPGVRVDPLDLRNL; encoded by the coding sequence ATGCCAAGAAGGGGTAAGACATATTTAGCTGCGAGGGGGAAAGTGGAGCCGGGACACCGCTATACGCTTTCCGAAGCGTTGGAACTTGTAACGGGTAATGCAAGAGCGAAGTTCGATGAAACGGTTGAGGCCGCTTTTCGTCTGGGTGTAAATCCGGCCCATGCTGATCAGATGGTTCGAGGAAGTGTCGTGCTTCCGAACGGTTTGGGGAAAACAGTACGACTCCTGGTCTTTGCGAAGGGCGAAAAGGAAAAAGAAGCCCTTGATGCAGGGGCAGATTACGTTGGAGCCGATGAGTACATCGAGAAGATCAAGGGAGGATGGCTTGAATTTGACCGTGTTGTGGCGACACCGGATATGATGGGAAACGTCGGCAAACTCGGGAAAATTCTCGGTCCTCGGGGATTGATGCCTAATCCCAAAGTGGGGACGGTTACCTTTGATGTCGCCACGGCTGTCAAGGAAGTGAAGGCAGGCAAAGTGGAATTTCGGGTGGAGAAAGCGGGGATTGTCCACAGTCCCGTGGGGAAAGTGTCCTTTGGTCCTGAGAAGTTGATGGAAAACATTCAGGCCCTCATGGAAATGATTATCAAGTTGAAACCTGCCACAAGTAAGGGAACCTATGTTAAAGGGATCGCGGTTTCCTCGACAATGGGCCCCGGTGTGAGGGTTGATCCGCTGGATTTAAGAAATCTTTAA
- a CDS encoding type II secretion system F family protein, translated as MTELLWEATTRRGEVKQGEMKVADEATLRKLLRRQGYKSITIKKKPKDLLEYLPFLKQKVKEKQIVIFARIFSTMIDSGLPLIQCLDLLAQQETNKTFAKIILSIKEDIEGGASLTDALKKYPQIFDELFVNLIAAGESGGILDVILGRLSAYMEKAMKLKRKVKGAMTYPISVLVISIGVVTLLLLKVIPVFQKMFSDMGGALPAPTQFLVNCSEFMQHYFVYMVAAVIAAIFGFKQFYRTEKGTVLVDRALLKLPVFGPLLKKVAVAKFTRTLSTMMSSGVPILDGLAIVSRTSGNKIVEEALMNTRRSISEGKTIAEPLEASGLFPPMVVQMIAVGEHTGALDAMLAKIADFYDDEVDAAVSAMTALLEPFMMVFLGGVVGGMIIAMYLPIFQMASVVGG; from the coding sequence ATGACTGAGTTATTATGGGAAGCGACCACACGGAGGGGTGAGGTCAAGCAAGGCGAAATGAAGGTTGCCGATGAAGCCACTTTGAGAAAGCTGCTTCGGAGGCAGGGCTACAAGTCGATAACGATCAAGAAAAAACCCAAAGACCTTCTTGAATATCTTCCTTTTCTCAAGCAAAAAGTAAAAGAGAAGCAGATCGTCATCTTTGCCAGAATTTTTTCGACGATGATCGATTCCGGTCTCCCCCTGATCCAATGTCTGGATCTCCTTGCCCAGCAGGAAACCAATAAAACCTTTGCCAAGATCATCCTTTCCATCAAAGAGGATATTGAAGGCGGAGCTTCATTGACGGATGCCCTGAAAAAGTACCCTCAGATTTTTGACGAACTCTTTGTCAATCTCATTGCGGCCGGGGAAAGCGGCGGTATCCTGGATGTCATCCTGGGAAGACTTTCCGCGTATATGGAAAAAGCCATGAAGCTCAAGCGAAAGGTTAAGGGCGCCATGACCTATCCGATCAGCGTCCTGGTAATCTCCATCGGCGTCGTGACATTGTTGCTGCTGAAGGTGATCCCCGTATTCCAGAAAATGTTTTCCGATATGGGCGGGGCGCTGCCGGCGCCGACACAGTTTCTGGTCAATTGCAGCGAATTCATGCAACATTATTTTGTTTATATGGTTGCGGCGGTTATTGCGGCGATTTTCGGATTTAAACAATTTTATCGGACCGAAAAAGGAACGGTTCTGGTGGACCGCGCGCTCCTGAAGCTGCCTGTCTTCGGCCCACTCCTGAAAAAGGTTGCCGTGGCCAAGTTCACGCGGACTCTGTCCACGATGATGAGCAGCGGTGTCCCTATTCTGGACGGCTTGGCGATTGTGAGCAGGACGTCAGGAAACAAGATTGTGGAAGAGGCGCTGATGAACACGCGGCGCAGCATCAGTGAAGGAAAAACGATTGCGGAGCCCCTTGAGGCATCGGGGCTGTTTCCTCCCATGGTCGTTCAGATGATTGCCGTAGGAGAGCACACCGGCGCCTTGGATGCCATGTTGGCCAAGATCGCCGACTTTTATGACGATGAAGTAGACGCGGCGGTAAGCGCCATGACGGCTCTGCTGGAACCTTTCATGATGGTGTTTCTGGGAGGCGTCGTCGGAGGAATGATCATCGCGATGTACCTGCCGATCTTCCAGATGGCTTCCGTGGTGGGTGGATAA
- the secE gene encoding preprotein translocase subunit SecE, with protein MIKLKGYTEIVSLFLKGARAELKKVTWPTPKQTLASTSVVIIVVIIVSTFLGIVDFGLTKTIKLVLG; from the coding sequence ATGATCAAGTTGAAGGGCTATACGGAAATCGTAAGCCTGTTTTTGAAAGGAGCGAGGGCGGAGCTTAAGAAAGTAACGTGGCCCACACCGAAGCAGACCCTGGCTTCTACCTCCGTGGTCATTATCGTTGTCATTATTGTTTCCACCTTCCTCGGTATCGTAGATTTCGGCCTCACCAAGACGATTAAACTGGTTTTGGGTTAA